From one Geoalkalibacter halelectricus genomic stretch:
- a CDS encoding restriction endonuclease subunit S, whose amino-acid sequence MTMAIRNLLEEHFDTAFAAPDGIARLRELILTLAMQGKLAEQVPGDPRAAELLETIEVEKQRLVKTGKIRKPKPLPPIKPEEVPYQLSNGWEWVRLGEIGIINPRNDAEDSAKAGFVPMPMIPEGYSEKHQFEERPWNEIKKGYTHFADGDVGMAKITPCFENAKSCVFSGLPNGIGAGTTELHIFRNSFNSVVPRFLLYYLKNPHYIGSSLFRVGNGMKV is encoded by the coding sequence ATGACCATGGCCATTCGCAACCTGCTGGAAGAGCATTTCGATACGGCCTTTGCAGCACCTGACGGCATCGCCAGGCTGCGCGAATTGATTTTGACCCTGGCAATGCAGGGCAAGCTAGCGGAGCAGGTCCCTGGCGATCCTCGCGCCGCTGAGTTGTTGGAAACGATCGAGGTCGAAAAACAGCGACTGGTGAAGACTGGCAAAATCAGGAAACCTAAGCCCCTTCCACCCATCAAGCCGGAAGAAGTGCCCTACCAACTTTCGAACGGATGGGAGTGGGTGAGGCTTGGTGAAATTGGGATTATCAATCCTCGCAATGATGCAGAGGATTCAGCAAAGGCCGGTTTCGTCCCCATGCCAATGATCCCTGAGGGCTATTCCGAAAAACATCAATTTGAGGAACGCCCGTGGAACGAGATCAAGAAAGGCTACACCCACTTTGCCGATGGCGATGTTGGCATGGCGAAGATCACTCCTTGTTTTGAAAATGCGAAGTCCTGCGTTTTCTCAGGCTTACCTAATGGGATTGGAGCAGGAACAACAGAACTCCATATTTTCAGGAACTCATTCAACTCGGTTGTACCGAGGTTCCTACTGTATTACCTGAAAAACCCACACTATATCGGCTCTTCGCTATTCCGTGTGGGTAATGGTATGAAGGTGTGA
- a CDS encoding YhaN family protein, producing MKISRLELKAFGPFTDLVLDFSGPTPGLHIVFGPNEAGKSSSLRGLKALLYGFPERTSDNFVHPNDQLLVAGRLQGADGRELSFQRRKKRKADLLDAQGDPLDGSKLTAFLHGIEPTVFDTLFGIDHETLVSGGQDILEQKGEVGRSLFAAGTGIASLRRILTQLHEESDALFKARGSKPEINQALSEYRELQKTLREASLAGSEWKKHRQALTGAEAELAELRNEQRRCERRRRHLERLRQALPQLAQRRALLAQLADLGEVVPLPEDFSIARRRAQEQKRAAEQRLLGARRRLTELEERAAGLQPPQTILDQADNIDELARRLGEYRKGLQDRPGLDGRRRQLKSEAASLLRQLRPDLALEEIESLRPMLARRKTIHQLGARAQALEQARQSTERQVRHLNAEGEKIRRTLDQSPPAPDFSTLQTVLEHALKAGQVDEDLRDRSHAAARDEEALAVELKRLGIWSGSWRELRELCLPAAETLNHQEDRLRRLHEEQERLEGRRQELEGEHQRLLRDKAVLEAAGELPSEEDLRQIRERRAQGWHLLRRQWLNGEDVALEARAYDAEQPLPEAFEQTMREADLTADRLRHEAERVHQRAALIRQVEEVRAQLAQIQDLHERLAEAVELFQRQWRELWAACGIAPRSPREMALWLSGMEKLRLRVETWQRACDEIEERRARREGLRRRLLDVLLHLGQDVSFPGEELAEVVVAAQTLLRRCEQAARQRADLQERLGEIEDELRHALVERDEAQRTLDAWRGQWREVLGGLGLSADALPGEVEDFLESLQTCFEYLRQAEEFHKRIEGIDRDGQNYAEAVRALQTRIAPDLADLAPDQTVVQLQALLTRARTEHSRLQQIEEDHRQLSDDLHEAQTDLRGAEEDLARLSQVARCAGADQLEQVERIWAEHQRLRERLADVDERLVQIGEGLTLEELQQQAAEVDGYELPTRIAELTREAQERLEPEISRLNQLIGEARTELQRMDGSGRAALAAEDAERTLARLRRLAERYARLRVAAQVLDNEIERFRAQNQDPLLSIASRLFARLTQESFAGLRADVGDQGQAVLVGVRADGSRLEVGGMSSGTRDQLYLALRLASLEWRLERHDPMPFIVDDILINFDDERSRATLEALADLGRRNQVILFTHHRQVVETARRLDAEGVVFVHELKNC from the coding sequence ATGAAGATCTCCCGTCTCGAGCTCAAGGCCTTTGGACCCTTTACCGATCTTGTCCTGGATTTTTCCGGACCGACGCCCGGGCTGCACATTGTTTTCGGGCCCAACGAGGCGGGCAAGAGCAGTTCCCTGCGCGGTCTCAAGGCGCTGCTCTACGGGTTTCCCGAGCGCACCAGCGACAATTTCGTGCATCCCAACGACCAGTTGCTGGTGGCTGGGCGGCTGCAGGGCGCCGACGGGCGTGAACTGAGTTTCCAACGGCGCAAGAAGCGCAAGGCCGACCTGCTCGATGCGCAGGGCGATCCCCTCGACGGCTCCAAACTGACGGCCTTTCTTCACGGGATAGAACCCACCGTGTTCGACACCCTGTTCGGCATCGATCATGAAACCCTGGTGAGCGGCGGCCAGGATATCCTGGAGCAAAAGGGCGAAGTCGGCCGCTCCCTCTTCGCCGCGGGCACCGGTATCGCCTCCCTGCGGCGGATTCTTACTCAATTGCACGAGGAAAGCGACGCTTTGTTCAAAGCGCGCGGCTCCAAGCCCGAGATCAACCAGGCCCTCTCCGAATACCGTGAATTGCAAAAGACCCTGCGTGAAGCGAGTCTGGCCGGCAGCGAGTGGAAAAAACACCGGCAGGCCCTGACCGGAGCGGAGGCCGAACTGGCCGAACTGCGCAACGAACAGCGCCGCTGCGAGCGGCGCCGCCGGCATCTGGAGCGATTGCGCCAGGCCTTGCCGCAACTGGCGCAGCGTCGCGCCTTGCTCGCACAGTTGGCGGATTTGGGCGAAGTCGTCCCCTTGCCCGAGGATTTCAGCATTGCACGGCGTCGTGCCCAGGAGCAAAAGCGCGCAGCCGAACAGCGCCTGCTCGGCGCCCGTCGGCGACTGACGGAATTGGAAGAGCGCGCCGCCGGCTTGCAGCCGCCTCAGACGATTCTCGATCAGGCGGACAACATCGATGAATTGGCGAGACGCCTTGGCGAGTATCGCAAGGGCTTGCAGGATCGTCCCGGCCTCGATGGCCGCCGCCGGCAGCTCAAGTCCGAAGCCGCCTCCTTGTTGCGCCAATTGCGCCCCGATCTTGCGCTGGAAGAGATTGAAAGCCTGCGGCCCATGCTGGCGCGGCGCAAGACCATCCACCAGTTGGGTGCGCGCGCCCAAGCCCTGGAGCAAGCCCGGCAAAGCACCGAGCGGCAAGTGCGCCATTTGAATGCCGAGGGGGAAAAAATTCGCCGTACCCTCGACCAGTCGCCGCCCGCACCGGATTTTTCCACCCTGCAGACCGTTCTGGAGCATGCGCTAAAGGCCGGACAGGTGGATGAAGATCTGCGTGACCGCAGCCACGCGGCGGCAAGGGACGAGGAGGCGCTGGCCGTCGAACTCAAGCGCCTCGGAATCTGGTCCGGATCCTGGCGGGAACTGCGCGAACTTTGCCTGCCCGCCGCGGAAACTCTCAATCACCAGGAAGATCGTTTGCGGCGCCTGCACGAGGAGCAAGAGCGGTTGGAAGGCCGGCGCCAGGAGCTTGAGGGGGAACACCAGCGCTTACTGCGGGACAAAGCGGTGCTGGAAGCCGCCGGAGAATTGCCCAGCGAAGAAGATCTCCGACAGATCCGCGAACGGCGCGCGCAGGGTTGGCACCTGCTGCGTCGCCAATGGCTCAACGGTGAGGACGTGGCCCTTGAGGCCCGCGCCTATGACGCCGAGCAGCCCCTGCCGGAGGCTTTCGAGCAGACCATGCGCGAAGCCGATCTGACCGCCGACCGCCTGCGCCATGAAGCCGAACGGGTTCATCAGCGCGCGGCACTGATTCGTCAGGTGGAGGAGGTTCGGGCTCAGCTTGCGCAAATTCAGGACCTCCATGAGCGGCTGGCCGAGGCCGTGGAACTCTTCCAGCGCCAGTGGCGTGAATTGTGGGCAGCCTGCGGCATTGCTCCGCGCTCCCCACGGGAAATGGCGTTGTGGCTCTCCGGAATGGAAAAGCTGCGGCTGCGCGTCGAGACCTGGCAGCGGGCCTGTGACGAGATTGAGGAACGCCGTGCCCGGCGCGAAGGGCTGCGGCGGAGGCTTTTGGATGTGCTGCTGCACCTGGGACAAGACGTTTCCTTCCCCGGGGAGGAGTTGGCAGAGGTGGTGGTCGCTGCGCAGACCCTGCTGCGGCGCTGTGAGCAGGCCGCCCGGCAGCGCGCGGATTTGCAAGAGCGGCTCGGCGAGATCGAGGATGAATTGCGGCACGCCCTGGTGGAGCGCGACGAGGCGCAGCGCACACTGGATGCCTGGCGCGGGCAATGGCGCGAGGTGCTCGGCGGACTGGGACTGTCCGCCGACGCCCTGCCCGGCGAAGTCGAGGATTTTCTTGAAAGCTTGCAGACCTGCTTCGAATATCTGCGTCAGGCCGAGGAATTCCACAAGCGCATCGAGGGGATCGACCGCGACGGGCAAAATTATGCCGAGGCGGTGCGGGCGTTGCAGACACGCATCGCCCCCGATCTCGCAGACCTGGCCCCCGATCAGACGGTGGTTCAATTGCAGGCGCTGCTGACCCGCGCCCGAACGGAGCACAGTCGCCTGCAACAGATTGAAGAGGATCACCGCCAGCTTAGCGACGACCTGCATGAGGCGCAAACCGACCTGCGCGGCGCCGAGGAAGACCTGGCGCGACTCTCTCAGGTGGCCCGTTGCGCCGGCGCGGATCAGCTTGAGCAAGTCGAACGCATCTGGGCCGAGCACCAACGCCTGCGCGAGCGCCTGGCGGATGTAGATGAGCGCCTGGTGCAGATCGGCGAGGGATTGACCTTGGAGGAATTGCAGCAGCAGGCGGCGGAAGTCGACGGCTATGAATTGCCGACGCGCATTGCCGAATTGACCCGCGAAGCCCAGGAGCGCCTTGAGCCGGAAATCAGCCGCCTCAATCAGTTGATCGGAGAGGCCCGCACCGAACTGCAGCGCATGGACGGCAGCGGCCGCGCCGCCCTCGCCGCCGAGGACGCCGAGCGCACCCTGGCGCGTCTGCGGCGGCTGGCCGAACGCTACGCGCGCCTGCGCGTGGCGGCCCAGGTGCTGGACAATGAAATCGAGCGCTTCCGCGCGCAAAATCAGGATCCGCTGCTCTCCATCGCCTCGCGCCTCTTTGCCCGCTTGACCCAGGAGTCCTTCGCCGGCCTGCGTGCCGATGTCGGCGATCAGGGCCAGGCGGTGTTGGTCGGGGTGCGCGCCGACGGCAGTCGCCTGGAAGTCGGCGGTATGAGTTCGGGCACCCGCGACCAGCTCTATCTGGCCCTGCGCCTTGCCTCCCTGGAATGGCGCCTGGAGCGGCACGACCCCATGCCGTTCATCGTCGACGACATCCTCATCAACTTCGACGACGAGCGCTCCCGCGCCACCCTCGAAGCCCTGGCCGATCTCGGCAGGCGCAATCAGGTGATTCTCTTCACCCATCACCGGCAGGTGGTGGAGACGGCACGCCGACTGGACGCCGAAGGCGTGGTGTTTGTGCATGAATTGAAGAATTGTTGA
- a CDS encoding nitroreductase family protein — translation MKEILFRRSIRKYTPELVSDEDIEELLRAAMAAPSAGNAQPWHFVVLTERRLLDAIADFHPYAAMARQAPAAILFCGDPSLERYPGFWVQDLSAAVENVLIAAQGKGLGAVWVGVYPAEERVEKMRELLAIPAGIIPFALVPFGHPAETKPPAERFDPSRVHRNGWND, via the coding sequence ATGAAGGAAATTCTGTTTCGCCGCAGTATCCGCAAGTACACCCCCGAACTGGTGAGCGACGAGGACATCGAGGAGCTGTTGCGCGCCGCCATGGCCGCACCCTCGGCCGGCAATGCCCAGCCCTGGCATTTCGTGGTCCTCACCGAGCGCCGGCTGCTCGACGCCATCGCCGATTTTCATCCCTACGCCGCCATGGCGCGCCAGGCGCCGGCAGCCATCCTGTTCTGCGGTGATCCGTCCCTGGAAAGATACCCTGGATTTTGGGTGCAGGACCTGAGCGCCGCGGTGGAAAACGTGCTGATCGCAGCGCAAGGCAAGGGTCTGGGGGCCGTTTGGGTGGGGGTCTACCCGGCGGAGGAACGGGTGGAGAAAATGCGCGAGCTTCTCGCTATCCCCGCGGGCATCATCCCCTTCGCCCTGGTGCCCTTCGGCCATCCGGCGGAAACCAAGCCGCCGGCCGAGCGCTTCGACCCCTCGCGGGTGCATCGCAACGGCTGGAATGACTGA
- a CDS encoding YhdH/YhfP family quinone oxidoreductase produces MSDKTFKALIVEESEPKKFTRRIGERKISDLPAGDLLIRVHYSSLNYKDALSATGNKAVTRKFPHTPGIDAAGEVVECTCGRYQPGDQVLVTGYDLGMDTPGGFGEYIRIPCEWAVKLPDGLSLRESMIIGTAGFTAGLCVWKLDRAGVEPDAGDVLVTGASGGVGSIAVSILAKQGYRVVAVTGKPNAGDYLRNLGAAEVIGREAVLEGAERPMLKERWAGVVDVAGGDLLAAAIKATRYGGAVTCCGLVGSPDLNINVFPFILRGVSLLGVDSVQCPTQPRLAVWEKLAGLWKPEHLEETVTECGLEGLEEKIQQILKGAVRGRTLVRLLDA; encoded by the coding sequence ATGTCCGACAAAACCTTCAAGGCCCTCATCGTCGAGGAAAGTGAGCCGAAAAAATTCACCCGCCGCATCGGCGAGCGCAAGATCAGCGATCTTCCCGCCGGCGATCTGCTCATTCGCGTCCATTACTCATCGCTCAATTATAAGGATGCGCTCTCGGCCACGGGCAACAAGGCCGTCACGCGCAAATTTCCCCACACCCCCGGCATCGACGCGGCCGGCGAGGTGGTCGAGTGCACCTGCGGCCGCTATCAGCCCGGCGATCAGGTCTTGGTGACGGGCTATGACCTGGGTATGGACACGCCCGGCGGATTCGGCGAGTACATCCGCATTCCCTGCGAGTGGGCGGTCAAACTGCCTGACGGGCTGAGCCTGCGCGAGAGCATGATCATCGGCACCGCCGGTTTCACGGCCGGGCTGTGCGTGTGGAAGCTCGACCGGGCTGGGGTCGAGCCCGACGCGGGCGATGTCCTGGTCACCGGCGCCAGCGGCGGCGTCGGCAGCATCGCGGTCAGCATCCTGGCCAAGCAGGGCTACAGGGTGGTGGCCGTCACCGGCAAGCCGAACGCAGGCGATTACCTCAGAAATCTCGGCGCGGCGGAGGTCATCGGGCGCGAGGCGGTCCTCGAGGGGGCCGAGCGGCCCATGCTGAAGGAACGCTGGGCGGGCGTGGTAGACGTGGCCGGGGGCGATCTGTTGGCCGCGGCCATCAAGGCCACGCGCTACGGCGGCGCCGTGACCTGTTGCGGCCTGGTGGGCTCGCCCGACCTCAACATCAACGTCTTTCCCTTCATTCTGCGTGGTGTGAGCCTCCTGGGTGTCGATTCGGTGCAGTGCCCCACTCAACCGCGGCTTGCCGTGTGGGAGAAGCTGGCCGGTCTCTGGAAGCCCGAGCATCTTGAGGAAACGGTGACGGAGTGCGGTCTTGAGGGCTTGGAAGAAAAGATTCAGCAGATTCTCAAGGGCGCGGTCAGGGGCCGCACCCTGGTTCGCTTGCTTGATGCCTGA
- a CDS encoding pirin family protein, with protein sequence MIRIRKSDERGLGRESWLESRHTFSFSTYQDPRHMGFRQLRVINEDRVAAGGGFPLHAHRDMEIFSFVISGALEHQDDLGNRERIGPGELQMFSAGTGIHHSEYNPSPSEEVHFFQVWIFPERDGLPPRYEKKSFDLDRPGLQLIASPQGEEGSALIHQNVRVYFGNLPAGEETQVILAPGLHLWLQLVDGHLSLNDENLDAGDGAAVSEEGVLRLRSQDLARFFLFDLS encoded by the coding sequence GTGATCCGCATCCGTAAATCCGACGAGCGCGGCCTCGGCCGCGAATCCTGGCTGGAAAGCCGCCACACCTTTTCCTTCAGCACCTACCAAGACCCAAGGCACATGGGTTTTCGTCAATTGCGCGTCATCAATGAAGATCGCGTCGCGGCCGGGGGCGGGTTTCCTTTGCACGCGCACCGCGACATGGAAATTTTTTCCTTTGTCATCAGCGGCGCCCTGGAGCACCAGGACGATCTCGGCAACCGCGAGCGCATCGGCCCCGGAGAACTGCAGATGTTTTCGGCCGGCACCGGCATCCATCACAGCGAATACAACCCCTCACCCAGCGAGGAGGTGCATTTCTTTCAAGTCTGGATTTTTCCCGAGCGCGACGGCCTGCCCCCCAGGTATGAAAAAAAATCCTTCGACCTGGATCGTCCCGGCCTGCAACTCATCGCCTCGCCCCAGGGTGAGGAGGGTTCGGCGCTCATTCATCAGAATGTGAGGGTTTATTTCGGCAACCTGCCCGCGGGTGAAGAAACCCAGGTGATCCTCGCCCCCGGCCTCCACCTGTGGCTGCAACTGGTGGATGGCCACCTGAGTTTAAACGATGAAAATCTCGACGCGGGCGATGGAGCGGCGGTGAGTGAGGAGGGCGTCCTGCGCCTCAGATCGCAAGACCTGGCGCGATTTTTTCTCTTCGACCTTAGCTAA
- a CDS encoding SAM-dependent methyltransferase has product MLGLMNRKSQTRNESVEKVFDFFNHALTDPALPAFAVRLWEGSLWRSADQEPGFTLELRHPQALRSLFWRPTELSLGEAYIYGEIDVHGDFEACFALADYLVEKSWSTADILRLGGKFLRLGDRRPAGMGRGAPRLRGRAHSKTRDAQAVRYHYDVSNDFYRLWLDRRMVYSCAFFHTPDESLDEAQYRKLDYLCRKLRLKPGEKLLDIGCGWGALILHAAEKYGVEALGITLSPAQAELAEQRIRQADLSKRCQVQVMDYRDVSGPETFDKIVSVGMFEHVGETKLPEYFKKAHTLLKPGGVFLNHGITLSMTGQGKSDASFIDKYVFPDGDLLPISTSLRVAEESGFEIRDVECLREHYALTLRRWVQNLEAKREKAIALTNEVTYRIWKLYMSGSAHGFQTTRLGLYQSLLAKSGRRHSGLPLTRCDWFRPCPSGHF; this is encoded by the coding sequence ATGCTGGGATTAATGAATCGTAAAAGTCAAACCAGGAACGAATCCGTCGAGAAGGTTTTCGATTTCTTCAACCATGCGTTAACCGACCCGGCCCTTCCCGCCTTTGCCGTTCGCTTGTGGGAAGGTTCTCTGTGGCGAAGCGCAGATCAGGAGCCAGGTTTTACCCTTGAGCTCAGGCACCCGCAGGCGCTGCGCAGTCTGTTCTGGAGGCCGACGGAGCTGAGTCTTGGAGAAGCCTACATCTATGGTGAAATCGACGTGCACGGCGACTTCGAGGCCTGCTTCGCCCTTGCCGATTATTTGGTCGAAAAATCCTGGAGCACTGCGGACATCCTACGCCTCGGCGGTAAATTCCTGCGTCTCGGCGACCGGAGACCGGCCGGCATGGGGCGCGGCGCTCCCCGACTTCGCGGGCGCGCCCATTCGAAAACGCGTGATGCCCAAGCCGTGCGCTACCATTACGACGTGTCCAACGACTTCTACCGCTTGTGGCTTGACCGGCGCATGGTTTACTCCTGCGCCTTTTTTCACACCCCGGACGAAAGCCTCGACGAAGCCCAATACCGCAAGCTCGACTATCTGTGCCGTAAACTGCGCCTAAAGCCGGGAGAGAAACTGCTCGATATCGGCTGCGGCTGGGGCGCACTGATCCTTCACGCTGCGGAAAAATACGGGGTTGAAGCTCTGGGAATCACTCTGAGTCCGGCGCAGGCCGAACTCGCCGAGCAACGCATTCGTCAGGCGGACCTGAGCAAACGCTGTCAGGTTCAAGTCATGGACTATCGTGATGTATCCGGACCAGAGACCTTTGATAAGATCGTCAGCGTGGGCATGTTTGAACATGTCGGCGAAACCAAACTGCCGGAATATTTTAAAAAAGCCCATACCCTGCTCAAACCGGGCGGCGTTTTTCTCAATCACGGCATCACCTTGTCGATGACTGGACAGGGCAAAAGCGATGCCTCCTTCATCGACAAATACGTCTTTCCCGACGGCGACCTGCTGCCCATCAGCACTTCGTTGCGCGTTGCCGAAGAAAGCGGTTTCGAGATCCGCGACGTCGAATGCCTGCGCGAGCACTACGCTCTGACGCTTCGCCGCTGGGTCCAGAACCTCGAAGCCAAGCGCGAAAAGGCCATCGCCCTGACCAACGAGGTGACCTACCGCATCTGGAAGCTCTACATGAGCGGCTCGGCACATGGCTTTCAAACCACCCGTCTAGGTCTTTACCAGAGCCTTTTGGCCAAATCCGGACGCCGCCACAGCGGCCTGCCGCTGACCCGCTGCGACTGGTTCCGGCCCTGCCCAAGCGGACATTTTTAA
- a CDS encoding metallophosphoesterase family protein, whose translation MFQFLHAADIHLDSPLRGLEAYPDAPLQEIRAATRRAFDNLIDLAIEERVAFVLLCGDLYDGDWKDYNTGLYFAQRMGRLHQAGIRVFVISGNHDAASQITRNLMLPDNVHLFPVNKAGSVELPEYGVALHGQGYASRAVSDNLAASYPQGREGWFNIGLLHTALNGRPGHEPYAPCSLDQLRAKGYQYWALGHVHQPEVVCEQPWVVFPGNIQGRHIRETGSKGCTLVSIADGEVIEVRHRSLDVLRWAQCEVDVSTADSEEEVYGLVRGAFEEHKAQSEGRTLALRLVVRGRTAVHARLQERSSHWNEELRALAATLGDLWLEKVRFATEAATAAGDLLSEDSPFAGLLHSLADLRIEGRNLYSLVPELNELRNRLPAELLSGDDPFDPAAPGQLDELRKDVRELLMARLLHHGRDV comes from the coding sequence ATGTTCCAGTTTCTGCACGCCGCCGATATCCATCTCGATAGCCCGTTGCGAGGCCTGGAAGCCTATCCCGACGCGCCCTTGCAGGAGATTCGCGCCGCCACCCGGCGCGCCTTCGACAATCTCATCGACCTGGCCATCGAAGAGCGGGTGGCTTTCGTGCTGCTGTGCGGGGATCTCTACGACGGTGATTGGAAGGATTACAACACCGGCCTGTATTTCGCTCAGCGCATGGGGCGCCTGCACCAGGCCGGCATTCGCGTGTTCGTCATCTCCGGCAATCACGACGCCGCCAGTCAGATCACCCGCAATCTTATGCTGCCCGACAATGTGCACCTCTTTCCGGTGAACAAAGCCGGCTCGGTCGAACTACCCGAGTATGGCGTGGCGCTGCATGGCCAGGGATACGCATCCCGCGCCGTCAGCGACAACCTGGCCGCGAGTTACCCCCAGGGCCGGGAGGGCTGGTTCAACATCGGCCTGTTGCACACCGCCCTCAACGGTCGCCCCGGGCATGAACCCTACGCCCCCTGTTCCCTCGATCAGTTGCGCGCCAAGGGCTATCAGTATTGGGCCCTGGGTCATGTGCACCAGCCTGAGGTGGTCTGCGAGCAACCCTGGGTGGTGTTCCCCGGCAATATCCAGGGCCGGCATATCCGCGAAACCGGCTCCAAGGGATGCACTCTGGTCAGCATCGCCGACGGCGAGGTAATCGAGGTGCGGCATCGCTCCCTCGACGTGTTGCGTTGGGCGCAATGCGAGGTGGACGTGAGCACGGCGGACAGTGAAGAGGAGGTCTATGGTCTGGTGCGCGGTGCCTTTGAGGAGCATAAGGCTCAGTCTGAGGGCCGGACCCTGGCTTTGCGCCTGGTGGTGCGCGGCCGAACAGCGGTCCATGCCCGCCTGCAGGAGCGCAGTTCGCACTGGAACGAGGAGTTGCGTGCCCTGGCTGCGACTTTGGGGGATTTGTGGCTGGAAAAGGTGCGATTCGCCACGGAGGCTGCCACGGCCGCCGGCGATTTGCTGAGCGAGGATTCGCCTTTCGCCGGGTTACTGCACTCCTTGGCCGATTTGCGGATCGAGGGGCGCAATTTATATAGCCTGGTACCGGAGCTGAATGAACTGCGCAATCGCCTGCCGGCGGAACTTCTCAGCGGCGATGACCCCTTCGATCCAGCGGCCCCCGGGCAACTCGACGAATTGCGGAAAGATGTGCGCGAGTTGCTCATGGCGCGGCTGCTGCACCACGGAAGGGACGTATGA
- a CDS encoding enoyl-CoA hydratase-related protein — protein sequence MSEPVLLHTEEGIATLTINRPEVLNALNAELVESLRRHLAILDSDPRARVIILTGAGEKAFIAGADIGAMRDLDPLAARETALLAQEFLNDIERCAKPVIAAVNGYALGGGCELALACDLRVASENASFGQPEINLGIIPGWAGTQRLPRLVGKGRALEMILTGERIDAREAWRIGLVNRVVAPGELMDEARKLALRIAEKSQVAVRLAKEAVINGLEMDERRAGQYEADLFGLCFATRDQKEGMTAFLEKRKAMFQDW from the coding sequence ATGAGTGAGCCGGTCTTGCTGCATACCGAAGAGGGCATCGCCACCCTGACCATCAATCGTCCCGAGGTTCTCAACGCTCTCAACGCGGAATTGGTTGAGTCGCTGCGCAGGCATCTGGCGATCCTCGACAGCGATCCGCGAGCGCGGGTCATCATCCTCACCGGCGCGGGCGAAAAGGCCTTTATCGCCGGCGCCGACATTGGTGCCATGCGCGACCTCGATCCCCTGGCCGCGCGTGAGACCGCCTTGCTGGCGCAGGAGTTTCTCAACGACATCGAACGCTGCGCCAAACCCGTCATCGCAGCCGTCAACGGTTACGCCCTGGGCGGTGGCTGCGAGCTGGCCCTGGCCTGCGACTTGCGCGTCGCTTCGGAAAACGCCAGCTTCGGCCAACCCGAGATCAATCTCGGCATCATTCCCGGCTGGGCGGGCACTCAGCGACTACCGCGCCTGGTGGGCAAGGGGCGGGCCCTGGAGATGATTCTCACGGGCGAGCGGATCGATGCCCGCGAGGCCTGGCGCATCGGTTTGGTCAACCGGGTCGTTGCGCCGGGCGAACTGATGGACGAGGCCCGCAAGTTAGCCTTGCGCATCGCTGAAAAAAGCCAGGTGGCGGTGCGCCTGGCCAAGGAAGCGGTGATCAACGGCCTGGAGATGGACGAGCGGCGCGCCGGGCAATATGAGGCCGATCTGTTCGGTCTGTGTTTCGCTACGCGCGACCAGAAGGAGGGGATGACGGCGTTTTTGGAAAAGCGTAAGGCCATGTTTCAGGATTGGTGA